The Deinococcota bacterium genome includes the window TGGCGAGCCGAACTTCATGAACGACACAATTGCATCTGGAGGCACAACATGTCAGACAAGAACAGGGCGGGTGCTCGCAAAACGGAGCGCCCAGCCAAGACCGACCTCGACGACAATCCCATAACCGAGCCGCGTGTGGGCGTTTATCCTGAAAGGGAAGCGAGCTATAGCAGCGGCGGGCGCACCCCGGTGGTCAGCCGCGTGTCCTGGGGCGCGGTGTTCGCGGGTACTCTGGTCGCGCTCATGACCCAGATTTCGCTCACTCTGCTCGGTCTCGGCATCGGGGCGGCTACGGTCAGCCCGGCGACGCAACAAAATCCCTTCGAGGGCCTGGGCATCGGCGCGATCATCTGGTTCGGTCTGACCGTCCTGGTGTCGCTCTTTGTCGGCGGTTGGATCGCTGCTCGGCTGGCGGGCATTCCGCGCGACTTCGAAAGCGTCATGCACGGTATCATCACCTGGAGCGTGGTGACGCTGGTTTCGTTCTACCTGCTCACCACCGCCGTGGGCAGCCTGATCAGCGGGGCGGCCAGCCTGGTGGGCGCGGGCCTGTCGGCCGCCGGACAAGTTGCCGGTCAGGCTACCGATGCGCTCGGTCCCGAGGCGGCCCAGGCCGTCGAGGACGCCCTCGAGCAGCGCGGCATCACCCTGCAGACGCTCCAGGACGACGCGGCCGAGGTGCTCGAGCAGGCGGACAGCGAGCAGCTCAACCAGTTTGTCGGCAACCTCGTCACCGGCGACCCGGTGACCCCGCAGCAGCGCGAGGAGGCGATCACCGCGCTCGAGGAGGGGACCGACTTGAGCCGCGCCGAGGCCGAGCAGACGGTGGACGGCTGGATTCAGACCTCCGAGGAGGCGCAGCAGACCTTCGCCGAGGCTGAGGCCACCGCCCGCGAGGTGGGCGAAGACGTGGCTACCGGCGTCACCGCCGGCGCGCTCGGGGCCTTTGTCGCCACCCTCTTGGGTGCCATCGCCGCGGGCTTGGGCGGCAGAGTCGGTACGCCGCGCGATATGCCTGCTCTTACCGAGGCGAGAACCCGACGGTAACCCGACGATAAATCAGAACACCGAAGCCGGGAGTCAGAATAGCAGCTAATGCTTCTGACTCCCGGCTTATGACCCCTGTATCCTCAAAGGATGGAGCCCGTCACCACAGACCCGATCGAGGTCGCCAAGGAGGCCGCCAAGGTCGCCAAGCTTCGTTACGTCTCGGATGAGCGCCCTGGCCTTCGTCGCGAGCGGCGCGGCAAAGGCTTCAGCTACCGTGAGGCCGGGGGCAACCTCGTCAAGGACGAAAAGACGTTGGCGCGCATCAAGAGCTTGGCGGTACCTCCGGCCTGGACCGAGGTGTGGATTTGCCCCAGCCCGAGCGGACACCTGCAGGCGACCGGGCGCGACGCTCGCGGCCGCAAACAGTACCGCTACCACCCGCGCTGGCGCGAGGTGCGCGACGAGACCAAGTACAGCCGCATGATTGCCTTTGGCGAGGCCCTGCCCAAGATCCGCGAGCGGGTGAGGGAGGACATGAGCCGCCGGGGGCTCCCCAGGGAAAAGGTCCTGGCGACCATCGTGAGGCTGCTCGAGTCCACCCTGATCCGCGTCGGCAACGACGAGTACGCGCAGGAAAACAAGTCCTACGGCCTCACCACCATGCGCGACCGTCACGCTCGGGTCAGCGGTTCGAAGCTGGAGTTCGCCTTTCAGGGCAAGAGTAGCGTCAAGCACCACATCGAGCTCAAGGACAAGCAGCTCGCCAGCATCGTCAAGCGCTGCCGCGACCTGCCGGGCTACGAACTCTTTCAGTACCTGGACGAGGACGGCGGACGCCGCAGCGTGGATTCGGGCGACGTCAACGACTACCTCAAGGAGGTTGCCGGCGAGGACTTTACCGCCAAGGACTTTCGCACCTGGGCGGGCACCGTCTTGGCGACGATGGCCCTCCAGGAGTTCGAGGCCTTCGACTCCCAGGCGCAGGCCAAGAAGAACGTGCTGGCCGCGATCGAGTCGGTGGCGAAGGAACTCGGCAACACCCCGGCCATCTGCCGCAAATGCTATGTGCATCCCGAGGTGCTGTCGTCTTACCTGGACGGCTCGCTCATCGAGACGCTCAAAAAGCGCGCCGAGAAGGAACTGGCTGAGTCGCTGACCGAGCTCAAGCCCGAAGAGGCCGCGGTTCTGGTCTTCTTGCGGGCGCGGCTCGAGGGCGAAAGCAGAGCCTAGCCAACGCTTGCTCCGTCTTTGCCGCTACGGACGCCTAACGTCTGTTTTTGCGTTTGTCGCCGCGCCCCAGCAGCCTCGAGGCGGCCGTCAGCACCCCGCCGAGCAGGAGCGACAGCGGCGTCTCCCTCCTGTTCGAGGCTTGAGCGCGCGCCCCTGTGGCGGGCGCTCCGCGTTTGCGCGACGCCGGCTTCGTGGACGCCTTTTGGACCTTTTTTTGCGATTGTTGCAGCTGTCTTTGTGGCTTTTGCCCCGTGCGCGGCGGCGTGGCGTAGGCTCCGGCGGGGTCGTCGCGGATCAGCCGGGCCCGCTCCTGCGCGCTCAGCATCCCACCCGCGTACTCGCTTTCGGCGCTGTGGCGATGCGCCTCGTCGAGATCGACCTCCTCGAGGTCCCGCGCCTCCTCGCCGCGCGCCGCGGCGATCTGCTCCTTGATCAGATTGCGCTTGTAGCGCTGCTCAGCCGGGATGTTGACCGCGTCCTTGTCGGGCAGGATGTTCTCACCGCGCACCTTGGAGTAGACCTGGGTGAACTCGGCGCCGAAAAAGAGGATCTGCGCCGAGTAGAAGACCCAGATGAGCAGGGCGACGAGCGACCCCGCCGCGCCGTAGACCGAGGTGACGCCGCCGCCGCCCAGGTAGATGCCCATAGCGATCCGGCCGATGGTAAAGAGCACGGCGGTCACGAAGGCGCCGAGCCAGACGTCGCGCCAGTGGATCTTGGCTTCGGGGATCACCTTGAAGATCAGCGCGAAAATCCCCATAAAGAGCGCCAGCGACACGGCGATCTCCACGACGCGCCAGACCCAGCCGCCGGGTAGCGTCGCCTGCAAGCCGGTGAGGACGGTACTCAGGACCACCGAGGCCAAAATCAGCAGGCCGATAGCCAAGACGATGGCAAAGGCAAAGAGGCGGTTTTTAACCGTGTGCATGACCCCCGCGCGAGGGTCGGCGGCCACATCCCAGATCTCGTTGAGCGAGTTCTGGAGCTGCACGAAGACGTTCGAGGCGCCGATAAGGGCAACGATCAAGCCAAAGGCAAAGGCGAGGCCCGCGCCTTGGTCGGCGGCATTTTCGGCGATGGTGCCGATCATCTCGGCGCCGCCCGGACCCAGCACCTCGCTGGCCTGGTTGACGAGTTGCTGCTGGGCTTGCCCCTCGCCAAAAAAGAGACCCACCACGGCCATCAAGACGATGACCAGGGGCGCCAACGAGAGCACGGTGAAAAAGGCCAACGAGGCCGCCAGGCGCGTGGCGTTGTCCTTGCCCCACTTGGTGATGATCGCCTTAAGGAACTCGAGCGCCTTCTTCACCGGCGTCTACCGTGACCCGTCATTCCTGGACCCGTCGTTCCTGGACCTGTCATCTTTGATGTACCCCGTTCCGGGGCGTATAAGATAAAGCCCCCTCCAAGCAAGTCTAACAAGTCTAAGAGGACGGCTGTTTCATTTTTCCCACTCAGCTCGAGCACCAGGTCCGCTCGAGCACCAGGTCCGCTCGAGCCTCACCCTCTTGACCTCACCTCTTCGGGTCGTGACCCCAGTTCATAAGCGAGGAGTACCAGGCAGTGAGCTTCCTCACCACCTTGCCGGTGGTCCTGCTTGCCGGTGGTCCTGCCCTGCGAGGTGTTCCAGGAGACGCGCTCGCCCTGCTCGAAGCTCGCCACTAGACCCGGTCGCGCGCCTCGCTCACGCCCCCCTGCTCGGCGCAGTGGGCGCAACAGAAAAAGGTGCCGTCCGCCTCGATACCGTGCCCGGCGATCTTGACGCCGCAGTGGCTGCACTTGGGCGCGAGCGCGTGAATCGCGCACTCGAACGAATCGAAGGTGTGGCTGGAGCCGCCCATGACGACCTCGAAGGCCTTGTCGTAGTCATTGCCGCAGACTTCACACTGTGCCATGCTTCCTCCTTTTCAAGCTGTCGTGATCAAGCTAATTGTGATCAGGTTACTCGAGCCTGGCCGCCCCGTCTGTACCCGCGCTTGCACAGACGCCCTGGGATGACGTTCTCTGGGCTAGGGCCTGGGGTCTCCCGCTAGCGGCGAGAGGTCGTAGTGCTCGAGCAGGTCGGCCGGGTCGTCGTAGATAGCCAGGGCGCCCGCCAGCCCCTCGTCGTCCCAGCCGCCACAGCGAAAGGCGATGACGCCGACGCCGGCCCTGGCGGCCGCCTCGAGGTCGTAGGGCGTGTCGCCCAGCATGACGACCGCCCCGGCGGGCAGGCCCAGACTACGAAGCGCCGCCTCGACGGTGTCGGGGTCGGGCTTGGACTGCTCGGCGTCGTCCTTGGAAGTCGCCTCTTCGATGAGCTCGTCCGCGCCGACGCGCTCGAGCATGGGCCTGAGCTCGTCCTCCTGCGCCGACGAGGCGACCACGAGCCTGAGCCCGCCCTCCTTCATGCGCTCCAGAAGCGCTCTCGCCTTCGGAAAGGGCTCGAGCCCCGGCAGAAAGCGCTCCTTGAAGATGTCGCCGCGGCGCTCGCTCACCGCCTTCCCTGCGGGGCTGTCCTTGTCAATGCCGAGTTCGGGCAGCAGGTTGTCACCGCCCATGCCGATGAGCGGGCGGATGCGCTCGAGGGCTATGGTGTGGCCCTCTTCGGCGAGCGCCTGCTCCCAGGCTCGAGCGTGGGCGTCGTTGCTGTCGATGAGCGTGCCGTCCATGTCCAATATGACCCCGCGAAACTCAGTCACCTTTTTCTCCTGTCTTGACCCCCCCAAGGACGGGGTCTCGCTCGGCCCGGCGCTAGCCCTGGAGCAGCGACTGCGCCCCGTCGATCCACACCTCGGTGCCGGTGATGTGGCTGGACATGTCCGAGGCCAAGAAGAGCGCGAGCTGCGCGACCTGCTCCGATGTCCCGGCTTCCTTGCCGGTCAGGGGAATCATGCCCTCGGGAAACTCGACCGGCAGGCGGATGCTTTCCAAGCCCTCGCGCTCGGTGTTGTCGTCGATGTCGGTGTCGATGGCGCCGGGGCAGATGACGTTGACGCGGATCTTGTGTTTGGCGAGCTCGACCGCGAGCATCTTGGTCATGGCCACCTGGCCGGCCTTGGACACCGCGTAGGCGGTCGCGCCGGTGTTGGAGAACATGCGCGTGCCGTTCACCGATGAGGTGACCAAGACCGAACCGCCCCGCGCCTTCAGGTGCGGCACCGCGTACTTGATGGTCAAAAAGGTGCCGCGCAGGTTGGTGTGGAGCGTCTCGTCCCAATCGTCGGGCCCCAACTCCTCGATGGGCGCCCACAGGCCGTTGATGCCCGCGTTGGCGAAGACGACGTCAAGCCGTCCCCAGCGGTCCACCACCTGCTCATAGGCCGTTTTCATGGCGTCGGCTTCGGAGATATCGGCGACGATATGCATCGCCTCGTGACCCTGACGCTCGAGCTCTTCGGCCAGCCTCTTGACCTCGTCCTCGGTGTGGCTGAGGGCGGCGATCCTGGCACCCTCCTTGGCGAACAGCCTGGCGCTGGCCTCGCCGATGCCCGACCCCGCTCCGGTGATGACCGCGACCCGGTCTTCAAGCTGCATAACCGACCTCCCTTTTCATGTTTGCCTTTTCATGTTGCCATTAGAAGGCTTGGGGCGTTACCAAACTCTGGCCGGCGAGAGGGAGCGTCCTTTGTGCCCTCGCACCCTGACAGCTCGAGCCTCGGCCGCTAGCATTAAACCCACCCCACCCTGGGTGGGACGTTATGAACTGGAAGGAGACAGCGATGACGACAGCGATGACGACAGAACTCAACGTCACCGGCATGACCTGCGGCCACTGCCGGAGCGCCGTCCAGCGCGCCCTCACGGAGGTCGAAGGCGTCGACACCGCGACGGTGGACCTCGAGGCCGGCGTGGCGCGGGTTGAAGGCGACGCCAAACCGGAAGCCCTGGTCGCGGCGGTCCAGAAAGAGGGCTACGGCGCGACCGTCGCGGGCGCTCAGAGCGGCTAGCTGTTTGGAGCAGTGGTTTGGAGCAGTGGTAAGGACAAAGGCTGAACCCAGAGAGGAAGACCTGATGAAAGAACCGAAGCGAATCACCGCCATCCTGATGCTGGCGCTTGTCGCCGCCGCCTTTTCCCAGGGTATGGACCATAGCCAGATGGGACACGGGGGTGCCGATAGCCCCCTGGCCGACCTCGAGGGTGAGGCCTTCGAAGTCGGCTTCCTGTCGATGATGATCGTTCATCACCAGGGCGCGGTGGAGATGTCCGAGTGGATTTTGGAGCGCACCGAGCGCCCGGAACTGCGCGAAACCGCCGAAGCCATCATCGCCTCTCAGGAGGCGGAGATCGAGATGATGAGCGAGTGGCTGCAAGGCTACGAGCAGGACAGCGACCCCGAGATGGTCGAGACGATGCCCGAGATGATGCGGAGCGACAACGACATGATGATGCAGGAGATGATGGCCTACGAGGACGCCGACATCGGCTTTCTGACGATGATGACGGAGCACCATCAGGGCGCTATAGACATGGCGCAACTGGCGCTCACTCGAGCGACGCGTGCGGAGCTGAGGACCTTGTCACGGGACATCATCACCCAGCAAGCAGAGGAGATCCACGACTTTCAGGAGTGGCTGGCGAGTTGGCACTGAAGCCGCTACCCCTGGGACACCGTCACACGCTTTTTCAGTAACGAGCAACGAGTAACGAACCACAGGAGGGTTTAGATGAACCGCATCCAGGACATGTTGAACACCCATCCCAAAGGCGTCGCCGTGGACGTGACGGCACTCGCCGAGTGCCTCGAGGCCTGCTTCGAGTGTACGCAGGTCTGCAACGCCTGCGCCGACGCCTGTCTGGGCGAGGAAGACGTCAAGGATCTCGTCTACTGCATCCGCACCGACTTGGACTGCGCGGCTGTCTGCAACGTCACCGGAGGGGTGCTGCTGCGCCAGACCGAGCCGAACCGGGCCTTGCTGCGCGCGCAACTCCAGGCTTGTGAAACCGCCTGCCGGGTCTGCGCCGAGGAGTGCGAAAGGCACGCCGCCCACATGGCGCACTGCAAACTCTGCGCCGAGTCCTGCCGCCGCTGCGAGAGCGCCTGCCAGAGCCTGCTGTCGGTCCTTCCCGCTTAGCAGGCGCGGGCTTAGCAGGCGCGGGCGCGGCGTGCCTCGTCGCTCGAGCCTGAGGACGCCGCGCCCGTAACGGTCTCCAGCCGCTCTGCCGGAGGTGTGACGGCGAGCGCGTGCTCGAGGTCACGGCGCGGTGTCGAGAACACCGCGCCGCTTCCTTGGAAGCCGCTCTCGGCCTTCTGCTCCTTCAGCCTGCGTTGTACTCGAGTGCCGACTCCCTTCGGAAGCGCCTCGCGGCTGACCGTGAAGGGGCAAATGATTCGTGCAGGACGCGAAGCAGGGAGTGGAGATTAGAATAAAGTAAGTGTTTACTTGACAAACGTTCATAAGCCCTTGATTTGAAATCCTTGCTAAAGTTATACTTGGTTCATTAAATCTTCACTTGCGTCGTGAATCACAATGTGCAGCTTCTGAGTAGGGGAAAGGAGAAGAGCAATAGCTTAGTTAGCAAGCATCCGGGCGGCCAGTGGCCCGGAACGGATCCAGCCCTGCGCCGGTAGAGCCTGTCAAACAGACAACAAGAGCCTGCTCGAGGTAGCCCATGTCGAGGTGCCGAAGACTCACCGGCAAGCGAAAGAAGAAAGCGAAAGAAGAAAGCGAAAGAAAAAGAATAAAGAATAAAGAATAAAGAATAAAGAATAAAGAATTGAGGAGCATAAATGAAGAATCATAAGTCAACCTGGGTGATCTTGCTGATCGTGTCGCTTTTGATGGCGGCTTGTAACACCTTGCAGCCAAATGTGAATGATGAGGCCGCGCTTGCTCCGCAGGCGGTTCAGCAACTCTTCCCGACCACGCCCCTGCCCGCGCTTGATCTGACCATGCGGGACGAGACCCCGGCCCTCTGGTTCGTCGAGTTCACCGCTCCGCCCAGAGCCAAGGGTGGCGCCGCCGCGACGCTCCGCAACGAGCGCGCCGCCTTTGCCAGGGAAGCCGTGGCCGAGGGCGTCCAGTATCGTCAGCGCCTCAACTTCGGCAGCCTCTTCAACGGCATCTCGGTCGCGGCCAGGCCCTCGGAAGCGGCCAAGTTTACCACGCTGCCGGGCGTCACCGGGGTCTATCCGGTGCTTGAAATCGACGCGCCCGAACCCGAGTTCGGCACCGCCCCCGACATGGCGACGGCCCTCGGCATGACCGGCGCCGACGTCGCCCAGGACGAACTGGGTCTCAGCGGTAGCGGCGTCAAGGTCGCCATCATCGACACCGGCATGGACCTCGGCCACCCCGACTTCGGGAATCGCATCGTCGCCGGTTGGGACTTCGTCGGCGACGACTTCGGTGAAACCCGCGTGCCCGTGCCCAGCGACAACCCCAACGACTGTAACGGTCACGGCACCCACGTCGCCGGCATCGTCGGCGCGAGCG containing:
- a CDS encoding DNA topoisomerase IB; the protein is MEPVTTDPIEVAKEAAKVAKLRYVSDERPGLRRERRGKGFSYREAGGNLVKDEKTLARIKSLAVPPAWTEVWICPSPSGHLQATGRDARGRKQYRYHPRWREVRDETKYSRMIAFGEALPKIRERVREDMSRRGLPREKVLATIVRLLESTLIRVGNDEYAQENKSYGLTTMRDRHARVSGSKLEFAFQGKSSVKHHIELKDKQLASIVKRCRDLPGYELFQYLDEDGGRRSVDSGDVNDYLKEVAGEDFTAKDFRTWAGTVLATMALQEFEAFDSQAQAKKNVLAAIESVAKELGNTPAICRKCYVHPEVLSSYLDGSLIETLKKRAEKELAESLTELKPEEAAVLVFLRARLEGESRA
- a CDS encoding YihY/virulence factor BrkB family protein is translated as MKKALEFLKAIITKWGKDNATRLAASLAFFTVLSLAPLVIVLMAVVGLFFGEGQAQQQLVNQASEVLGPGGAEMIGTIAENAADQGAGLAFAFGLIVALIGASNVFVQLQNSLNEIWDVAADPRAGVMHTVKNRLFAFAIVLAIGLLILASVVLSTVLTGLQATLPGGWVWRVVEIAVSLALFMGIFALIFKVIPEAKIHWRDVWLGAFVTAVLFTIGRIAMGIYLGGGGVTSVYGAAGSLVALLIWVFYSAQILFFGAEFTQVYSKVRGENILPDKDAVNIPAEQRYKRNLIKEQIAAARGEEARDLEEVDLDEAHRHSAESEYAGGMLSAQERARLIRDDPAGAYATPPRTGQKPQRQLQQSQKKVQKASTKPASRKRGAPATGARAQASNRRETPLSLLLGGVLTAASRLLGRGDKRKNRR
- a CDS encoding HAD family hydrolase, translated to MTEFRGVILDMDGTLIDSNDAHARAWEQALAEEGHTIALERIRPLIGMGGDNLLPELGIDKDSPAGKAVSERRGDIFKERFLPGLEPFPKARALLERMKEGGLRLVVASSAQEDELRPMLERVGADELIEEATSKDDAEQSKPDPDTVEAALRSLGLPAGAVVMLGDTPYDLEAAARAGVGVIAFRCGGWDDEGLAGALAIYDDPADLLEHYDLSPLAGDPRP
- a CDS encoding SDR family oxidoreductase, giving the protein MQLEDRVAVITGAGSGIGEASARLFAKEGARIAALSHTEDEVKRLAEELERQGHEAMHIVADISEADAMKTAYEQVVDRWGRLDVVFANAGINGLWAPIEELGPDDWDETLHTNLRGTFLTIKYAVPHLKARGGSVLVTSSVNGTRMFSNTGATAYAVSKAGQVAMTKMLAVELAKHKIRVNVICPGAIDTDIDDNTEREGLESIRLPVEFPEGMIPLTGKEAGTSEQVAQLALFLASDMSSHITGTEVWIDGAQSLLQG
- a CDS encoding heavy-metal-associated domain-containing protein, whose amino-acid sequence is MTTELNVTGMTCGHCRSAVQRALTEVEGVDTATVDLEAGVARVEGDAKPEALVAAVQKEGYGATVAGAQSG
- a CDS encoding DUF305 domain-containing protein, with the protein product MKEPKRITAILMLALVAAAFSQGMDHSQMGHGGADSPLADLEGEAFEVGFLSMMIVHHQGAVEMSEWILERTERPELRETAEAIIASQEAEIEMMSEWLQGYEQDSDPEMVETMPEMMRSDNDMMMQEMMAYEDADIGFLTMMTEHHQGAIDMAQLALTRATRAELRTLSRDIITQQAEEIHDFQEWLASWH
- a CDS encoding four-helix bundle copper-binding protein, with product MNRIQDMLNTHPKGVAVDVTALAECLEACFECTQVCNACADACLGEEDVKDLVYCIRTDLDCAAVCNVTGGVLLRQTEPNRALLRAQLQACETACRVCAEECERHAAHMAHCKLCAESCRRCESACQSLLSVLPA
- a CDS encoding S8 family serine peptidase, producing MDLGHPDFGNRIVAGWDFVGDDFGETRVPVPSDNPNDCNGHGTHVAGIVGAS